In Panicum virgatum strain AP13 chromosome 5K, P.virgatum_v5, whole genome shotgun sequence, the genomic window aaatactagtataatcaaagaaaaaacaaaaaaagctaCATGAGCTGCAGATGCTTCGGATTGAAAACCACAAAAGCTATGTTAACATAGCTTCCCATCACTGGAATCAGTGGAATAAAGCGGGTATGTGTTTCATCACCAATCTGCCAGCTCAAGAGTTGACAAATAAATAAATGCTACTCGTAATACAGACATCTAGTTATAAGTTGTCTATCTCAATGAAATGCACCCAATACAAGTACTAGCAGACGCAGGAGACTCATTCAGACGATGTGACATGAAAACCATGTCTTATAACTTGGAAATGAGCAAAACAGAGACAAAACAATATCTAAAGAAAGTACCAAGCTACACAACACTTGCATAATTCTTTCTAAACATCTTATAGTAATAGAAACATTTCCAACACGGGGCAATCAAATTTCATAAGATCTACTCAAAACTGGTTTAAAGTGATCTTTATCCCAAAAGAGAAGAGAACAAGAAACACGTACGGGAGGGCATGGATAGATGACATATTGCACACCACGATTTCTTTGGTCAAGTGGAGGTCCATTTTGTGGGATCTGATGGTCATTGTAGCGCACAAGGACCCTCAGTGCTGTGATGCCTTCTTCAATTGGCTGCAGCTCTTGATCAATCTGCTCCATGGATGCGTCTAGCATGCTGTTGAATGACGTCTCCAGTTCCACCTTGGCACGATACTTGCACTCCAACAGCTCTGGATTAACTAATATAAATTCATGCTTTCCTGGTCtgatcttcatcttcatctctgCTGCATCTTGAAGGGGTGTTTCCTCATCTAATTGAAATTGAACATCATTAGCCTGAGCAATATCAGTGATTTGCAGATTTTGCAGCTCAGTGGCAACATCATTCAGGCTGGAGACTACTCTGATGTTGGCCATGGTGGGATATCCTGTAAAAGCTAACTTTAATACcgaaacaacaacaacaacaagcaagttggggtaggctaaaaatgaaacccacaagaaacaAGGATAGGAGAAACACAAAAGCACAAGATAGCATGTAGAGTTAAGGGTACACATGAAAAGAAGAAACAAAGATCATGGTTCGGGCACATTGATTGCAAGTCTCCAAGCACTATTCTAACATTTGCAACAACTAATGGTATTGGATGCCCATAACAgttatgaaaaaataaatagaaGATTATCTTAATTAAACATGCATGGTGCATCCTCATTAAACTAATATTTAACTGAACACTTGATGCATGCAGTCAATGAACACATAATAGGATTTTTTTTCGCATTGCCTCGGGCTCAACAGATTGCACAGCATACTTCACATAATGGAAACTGCAGTGAGCTACTACTACTAGTCTACTACTACTAGAAAGCAAAACTAATCCAACTTAAATACAGAAGCACAACAAACAAGTAGATACAATATTAGACATGCACATCTGCAGGGTTACCACCTCAAACAAAGAACTCTTATACAGACAAATTATCAGTAGTGGAAAACCAACTTATTACATGGAAACACCAGAAGATTAATTTACGCAAACATTTAAAGTAGCTGAAGATTCTAACCTTCAGAAAAGTCTAACAGGACAAAAGGAATGCATAGCTTACAAAACAAATTCAAGCACTGAAGTACGGAGAAGCACATCAATAGTGTTCCAAGGTACTGAACATCACAAAAAATGGACTAGAACTCAGCAATCGCACAGACAAAACGAAATCATATACATAACTACGCTGAACCTAAGAACTACCAGCAGACCACAAATCGTTGAAAGATCATAGTG contains:
- the LOC120708253 gene encoding uncharacterized protein LOC120708253, yielding MANIRVVSSLNDVATELQNLQITDIAQANDVQFQLDEETPLQDAAEMKMKIRPGKHEFILVNPELLECKYRAKVELETSFNSMLDASMEQIDQELQPIEEGITALRVLVRYNDHQIPQNGPPLDQRNRGVQYVIYPCPPFPFEPRFEHGTHHQRVPYQNAYTTQQERDAAAARDRCAQRAVWEAKLRILEARQSILKELKTAMLSKMRSEFKMMMEQRSNLGTGYAEYAFPSLA